Within the Clostridium scatologenes genome, the region AGCAGCTTTGACTGTATCATATATGCCCCATCCAAAGTCGCTTACAATAATACCATCATATCCCCATTCTTTTCTCAAAACATCAATTAAATATGAGTTTTCTCCACAATGGTCTCCCTTATATTTATTGTAGGCTGTCATAACAGCAGCTGCTCCAGCATCAATACAATCCTTGAAGTGTGCTAGAAATATTTCTCTTTCAGTTCTTTTATCTGCAGCTACACTTACTTTAAATCTTGCATTTTCCATACTGTTAAAGGCAAAATGTTTGATGCAGGCAATGACACCTTGTGATTGGATACCCTTAACTAAGGAACCTCCCATTGCACCTAAGTGGAAGGAATCTTCACCATAAGTCTCTTGACTTCTTCCCCATCCTGGGCTATATGGCATGTTGATGCAAACACCTCCATAAAAATTTCCACCATATCCCCGGATTTCTTGAGCAATGGCAATTCCAACTCTTTCTTCAAGCATTTTATTAAATGTTGCACCACGAGCAACTGTTACTGGAAAACATGTACTTTGACCTGTTACAACTCCTCTTGGTCCATCACAAAATCCAAGTTTAGGAATACCCATTTGTTCATTTCCACCAGCTTCATAAACCTTCCAGTTGTAGTGTTTATTCTTGTTGTGAGCATCTAAATCTTCCATCATATCATTAAAAGTAACACTACCACTCATCAAATGAACTTTTTCTTCCAGTGTCAATTTAGATACTATCTCTTTGGCTTCTTCATTAAATTTACTTCTAGTTTGTTTTGTTAACATATTATTACCCCCTACTTTTAATTTAAAAAGTTAATTTTTTTATATAGTTAAAAATTTATACACTGTAGTATGCCTGTACTGTTCCCTTGCTTTTAATATAGACGATGGAAAATTGCTATGATTTAATGCATCCGGAAAGTATTGTGTCTCAAGACAAAGTGCACTATTTTTAGTGTAACAAGCATTATCTTTACAATTTTTTAAATTATTTAAATAATTTCCTGTATAAAATTGTACTGCTGGTTTAGTTGTATACACTTTCATAACTCTCCCACTATTATGGTCAAAAACCTCTGCTGCCATTTCCAAACTGTTCTCTTTTTTATTTAATATCCAATTATGGTCATATCCATTTCCATAAATTATTTGGTCATATTTACTTGATATATTTTTACCTATTGTAGTCAACTTTCTAAAATCCATAGGTGTGTCATCTACACTTCTTATTTCACCTGTAGGAATACTTTCCTTGCTATTAACTGTAAATTTGTCTGAATTTATCATTACTTGATGAGCTAATATATTTTTAGACAGATGCCCTGACAGATTAAAGTATGAATGATTTGTAAGATTAACCACAGTATCCTTATCTGAAACTGCGAAATAATCAATTTTGAGTTCATTATCACTTTTAAGTGTATATATAACCTTTACATTAAGGTCACCTGGATATCCTTCTTCTCCATCCTTGCTCATGTATGATAGTTCAAGACAATTGTTTCCATAATCATCTACATATGTTCGAGGTATCCATAAAACTTTATTAAATCCAATTATTCCTCCATGCAGTTGATTTTCTCCTTCATTTTTAGTTAAATTATATACTCTATCATTTATTTTAATTTTTGCATCTTTTATTCTATTAGCATTACGCCCTATAATTGCACCAAAGAAAAACTTTCCATTTACATATCCATCTAAATTTTTATATCCTAATACAATATCATCAAGTCTACCTTCTTTATCTGGTACCGTAAGAGAAACTAAGCTTCCACCATAATTTGAAATTTTAGCACTCATCTTATTATCATTAGATAAAGTAAATATATATACTTCCTTATCTTTAAATATTTTTCCAAAAAGTTTTTTTGTAATACCCATAATAGTAAAATCTCCTTATATCAATAAGTTATCTATTTCTTTAAACTTATCTTTTAAGCAAGTATATAAGGACGAATAAACCTTGTATAACTTGTCATACTTTTCAACATTTTCTCTTATAGGCTCTGTTATATCTGTGGTCTGTATTAAAGCTTCACAGGCTTCATTCACTGAATTAAAAAGTTTACAACCAACTGCTGCAAGTATTGCTGCTCCATAAGCTGGCCCTTCCTTTGAATTTATAATACTTACCTTCAAATTGAAAACATCTGCAATTATCTGCCTCCAAAGTTTACTTTTAGAACCTCCACCACTGATTCTTATTTCTTTCATATCAACATTTAAACTTCTTAATATCTCAAGTGAATCCCTAAGAGCAAAAGATACTCCTTCTAAAATAGCTCTTGTCATATCTCCTCTTTTATGTATTACATTTAATCCAATAAAGCTTCCTTTTGCACAAGGATCGTTGTAAGGTGTTCTTTCCCCTATTAAATAAGGTAAAAAGAATAGTTTATTACTTCCTACAGCAGAACTTTCTGCTTCTGAAAGCAATTTTTCAAACATATCTCCACTTACATTATCTACCCACCATTTAAGACTTGATGCTGCAGATAATATTACACCCATTTGATGCCACTTTCCATTAGCATGACAAAATGAATGAAGTCTATTTTCATTATCTACATAGAATTTTTCACTTGATGCAAAAACAACACCAGATGTTCCAAGTGCCACAGATAATATTCCAGAATTAACTGTTCCAGTACCTACAGCTCCAGCTGCCTGATCGCCTGCTCCAGCTATAACTTTTGTAGATGTTGAAAGTTCAGTTTCATTTGACACTTTTTTTGAAACATTACCTATAACTTCGTAGGATTCATAAACTTTTGGTAAAACGTTTTCTTTAATCTCAAACAAATCTAATATTTCTTTTGACCATTTTCTATTTTCAACATCAAACATTATCGTACCAGAAGCATCAGATGCATCAGATGCAAATATTCCAGTAAGCTTAAAACTTATATAATCTTTAGGAAGCATAATATGTGCTATTTTAGCATATACATCTGGTTTATTTTCCTTAACCCAAAGCAATTTTGGAAGCGTAAAACCAGTTAACGCCATATTTCCAGTATTTTTTGAAAGTTTATCTTGTCCAAATTCTTTATTTAAGTAATCACATTGTTTTTGTGTCCTCTGGTCACACCATAATATGGCAGGCATTAAAACTTTATTATTGCTATCAAGAATTACAAGTCCATGCATTTGACCACTAAAACTTATTCCATCAATAGTTTCTGGTTTAATATTATGACTATTTATAAGTTCCCTAATACCATCTTTGGTACTATTCCACCAATCATTAGGATTTTGTTCTGCCCATCCAACTTTAGGATAACTTACATCGTAATCTTTGGACACACTTGCTAAAATTTGGCCTTTTTCATTCATTATGATAAGTTTTACAGAAGAAGTTCCTAAATCAATTCCTAAAAAGTTCACATTAATCTCTTCTTTCATAAAATTATTAATAATTTCTGTAGAGGTAGTTTAAAACGACCTCTACATATTACTTTCTATTTATCTTCAAATATATATTGATTTACTATTGATTCTAAATATTCTTGTCTTCCTGAGTGGTTGTTCATAACATTATTACTCAAAGCATATTTTTCTAGTTCTTCAAATCCAGCTTTACCATCTACTATGTCTTTACCTATTCCAGTAGAAAAGCTTGAATATCTTTCTTTAATAAAGTTTTCAATAGGACCATCTTGTAATAATTTATACGCAATTCTAAGTCCTTTAGCAAACGTATCCATTCCTGCTATATATGATAAGAATAAATCTTCTGGTTCAAAGGATGCTCTTCTTACCTTTGCATCAAAGTTCAATCCACCTGGTGCTATACCCCCATTTTTAAGTATTTCGTACATAGCTAAAGTTGCATCATATATATTTGTAGGGAATTGATCTGTATCCCATCCAAGATGTGGATCTCCTTGATTTGCATCCAAGCTGCCAAGTACATTATTATTTCTTGCCAAACATATTTCATGTTGGAAAGTATGTCCTGCTAAAGTAGCATGATTTGCTTCAATATTTACTTTAAAGTAATTTTCTAACTTGTATTTTCTTAAGAATCCTAAAACAGTTGCTACATCAAAATCATATTGATGCTTTGTAGGTTCCTTTGGCTTTGGTTCTATGAGGAATTGTCCTTTAAAACCTATTTTCTTTGCATAATCCACTGCCATCTGCAATATTCTGGAAAAGTTATCCATTTCAAGCCCCATATCAGTATTTAAAAGTGTTTCATATCCTTCTCTTCCACCCCAAAATACATAATTTTCTCCGCCTAATTCATTTGTAACTTCTATTGCTTTCTTTAACTGTGCTGCTGAATATGCATAAACGTTTGCATTGCAGGTAGTTCCAGCACCATGTACAAATCTTGGATTACTAAATAAGTTAGCTGTACCCCATAATAATTTCTTATTATTTTTTTTCATTAATTCTTTACACATTGATACTATTTCATCTAAATTCTTATTTGTTTCTGCAAGATCTTTTCCTTCAGGTGCTATATCTCTATCATGAAAACAAAAATAATCCATATCTAGCTTGTCCATAAACTCAAATGCTGCTTCCATTCTCGCTTTAGCAAGTTCCATATTATCGTTTACATTATCCCATGACCTAACCATTGTACCTAATCCAAATTGATCAGTTCCATTAGCAGTTAATGTATGCCAATAGGACATTGAAAATCTTAAATGATCCTTCATCTTTTTTCCACCGATTATTTCATCAGGATTATAATATTTAAATGAGTAAGGATTTTTTGAATCTGATCCTTCATAATTTATTTTAGACACATTAGAAAAATACTCTTTCATCACAATCACTCCCTATTTTATTATCAAATTTAGTATAACATTTTAAAATAACTTTTTCAAGTCACTTTATAAAGTTATTTTAATAACATATTATACCTTTCCATTGTTGAAATAATCTTATTAGCAAATTTTCTAACATCTCTATCTCTTAAAACTATATTCTTAAAATGATAAAAACCCTCTTTAAGTTTCTTATTTATGAGGATATACTATTATATACTGCTTATATGGTCAGCACTTGGAACTAAGATTGTTACAATTTTTAAAATCATGTAAAATGAATTATATAAACAAAATAAGAAAAGGAATGAATATAATTATGAAAAAAATTTTTTTGAGTACAGAAAGATTAGCATTTTCACTATGGAGTGAAGAAGATATATCTGATGCTTTAGAACTTTGGGGAAACCCAGAAGTAACAAAATTTATTACATCAAATGGTAAAATGTCAGAAAAGCAGATATGTGAAAGGCTCAAAAAGGAAATAGAAACTTATACTAATGCTAATGTTCAATATTTTCCACTTTACCTCGTAGAAGCTAATAAAAATATAGGATGTTGTGGCCTGCGGCCATATGATCCTAAAAATAATATTTTCGAAATGGGAATACATTTAAAACAACAATATTGGGGGAACGGATTTGCTAAGGAAGCATGTTCTGCAATCATAGAATATTCTTTCAATACCCTTGGAGTTAATGCACTTTTTGCAGGACACAACCCTAAAAACACAGCATCTGCTGGATTGCTTAAAAAGCTTGGATTTGTATATACCCATGATGAATTTTATCCACCAACAGGGTTAAATCACCCTTCATACTTGATGACAAGGCAAGATAATGCTGGAAAATAGATAACATTATTCCAGATAAGTTTGACTTAATTGGAGGAGCTATTGCACTTATTGTAGTTCTAGTAATCATGTATTATCCAAGAGGATAGTACATGATTATGAAATTTGCAGTACCCTTTTTAACTGCTTAATATTTATATCTGTTTGTATTCCTTCTTTATGCCAATGTTTTTTACAACCACAGTAGTCTAGTATTACACATTGTGGTACAAAATTTAAGCTTTTTGCTCTCCAGCCACCTTCAAGCAAGTTGAGAACACAGGCTACGCCCACAACTCCAATTTCTCCTTTTTTTATTTTTTCCTTTGAAAAAGCTTCTGATTCGTGAAATATCATGTATACTTTAAAATTATACTTATTGCCCGTTTGAGAAAGCTTATTCACTCTACAGCTTTCAGTACAACTTGCACATAAATAACCTTTATCAGTTTTCTTAGCCTTACACTTAATATCATTATGAAACCTCATACAAGAAGGCACTAGAACCATTTTATATTTTGTTTTAATAAAATCCTCTTTAAAGGCTTTATTAAGTATTTCAGCTCCAACCATGTTAAGATGATATTCTATTTCTTTTCTACCACAAAATATCATATCTTCTCTAAATTTATACTTTGGATAACTTTGATTTAAGAAATTACTTACTTGTGATGTGTATTTACCAAGTTCTCTACTTCCTTCTACTTTAAACCATTTAGCAATGAAATTAGCTTTACTAACAAATTCATTTCTATATTTTCCAGGTTTACTTTTAAGAAACTTATACCAATTAATTAACCTATCTAAGCAAAACTTAAAATCACCTGAAGCCTCCATCCACTTGATCAAATTAACAAAATCATCAAAATACACTTGTTCTGAAATGGTACTATTTTCACTATTTTCACTAAGAAAGGTTGTTGATAATATGCCTTTAAGCTTATTCAATGCAGGTTTTAAAGGCTTAACATTATTTCTAAACACAGATAGATATGAAAGCATCTTTTGGGGAGCTAACTTTAATTTTCTTGCCCTATTCATATATACCAAAAGTAAAACCCCAATGGTAAGGAACTCTAACATATATTCCTCATTACTTCTACACTGTTCTATATCTCTTTTTTTTATAAAGCCTTCAAAATCATTAATTATTGAAAAAACTGAATTTTTAAGCTTTTCCACAACTTTAACTGAAAGTAATGATATTTCCTTATAGTATAAATCTGAATTGATATTTTCATTTTTTAGACAATAGGTAATTATATTCATAATTAATTTCACCTCATAACAAATTAACTTGCATAATCCCTATCAATAGTTACAACCACATTATATCCAGCATGCTCACCCTTTA harbors:
- a CDS encoding aldose epimerase family protein, producing the protein MGITKKLFGKIFKDKEVYIFTLSNDNKMSAKISNYGGSLVSLTVPDKEGRLDDIVLGYKNLDGYVNGKFFFGAIIGRNANRIKDAKIKINDRVYNLTKNEGENQLHGGIIGFNKVLWIPRTYVDDYGNNCLELSYMSKDGEEGYPGDLNVKVIYTLKSDNELKIDYFAVSDKDTVVNLTNHSYFNLSGHLSKNILAHQVMINSDKFTVNSKESIPTGEIRSVDDTPMDFRKLTTIGKNISSKYDQIIYGNGYDHNWILNKKENSLEMAAEVFDHNSGRVMKVYTTKPAVQFYTGNYLNNLKNCKDNACYTKNSALCLETQYFPDALNHSNFPSSILKAREQYRHTTVYKFLTI
- a CDS encoding GNAT family N-acetyltransferase → MKKIFLSTERLAFSLWSEEDISDALELWGNPEVTKFITSNGKMSEKQICERLKKEIETYTNANVQYFPLYLVEANKNIGCCGLRPYDPKNNIFEMGIHLKQQYWGNGFAKEACSAIIEYSFNTLGVNALFAGHNPKNTASAGLLKKLGFVYTHDEFYPPTGLNHPSYLMTRQDNAGK
- the xylA gene encoding xylose isomerase — protein: MKEYFSNVSKINYEGSDSKNPYSFKYYNPDEIIGGKKMKDHLRFSMSYWHTLTANGTDQFGLGTMVRSWDNVNDNMELAKARMEAAFEFMDKLDMDYFCFHDRDIAPEGKDLAETNKNLDEIVSMCKELMKKNNKKLLWGTANLFSNPRFVHGAGTTCNANVYAYSAAQLKKAIEVTNELGGENYVFWGGREGYETLLNTDMGLEMDNFSRILQMAVDYAKKIGFKGQFLIEPKPKEPTKHQYDFDVATVLGFLRKYKLENYFKVNIEANHATLAGHTFQHEICLARNNNVLGSLDANQGDPHLGWDTDQFPTNIYDATLAMYEILKNGGIAPGGLNFDAKVRRASFEPEDLFLSYIAGMDTFAKGLRIAYKLLQDGPIENFIKERYSSFSTGIGKDIVDGKAGFEELEKYALSNNVMNNHSGRQEYLESIVNQYIFEDK
- the xylB gene encoding xylulokinase, which codes for MNFLGIDLGTSSVKLIIMNEKGQILASVSKDYDVSYPKVGWAEQNPNDWWNSTKDGIRELINSHNIKPETIDGISFSGQMHGLVILDSNNKVLMPAILWCDQRTQKQCDYLNKEFGQDKLSKNTGNMALTGFTLPKLLWVKENKPDVYAKIAHIMLPKDYISFKLTGIFASDASDASGTIMFDVENRKWSKEILDLFEIKENVLPKVYESYEVIGNVSKKVSNETELSTSTKVIAGAGDQAAGAVGTGTVNSGILSVALGTSGVVFASSEKFYVDNENRLHSFCHANGKWHQMGVILSAASSLKWWVDNVSGDMFEKLLSEAESSAVGSNKLFFLPYLIGERTPYNDPCAKGSFIGLNVIHKRGDMTRAILEGVSFALRDSLEILRSLNVDMKEIRISGGGSKSKLWRQIIADVFNLKVSIINSKEGPAYGAAILAAVGCKLFNSVNEACEALIQTTDITEPIRENVEKYDKLYKVYSSLYTCLKDKFKEIDNLLI
- a CDS encoding DUF116 domain-containing protein, giving the protein MNIITYCLKNENINSDLYYKEISLLSVKVVEKLKNSVFSIINDFEGFIKKRDIEQCRSNEEYMLEFLTIGVLLLVYMNRARKLKLAPQKMLSYLSVFRNNVKPLKPALNKLKGILSTTFLSENSENSTISEQVYFDDFVNLIKWMEASGDFKFCLDRLINWYKFLKSKPGKYRNEFVSKANFIAKWFKVEGSRELGKYTSQVSNFLNQSYPKYKFREDMIFCGRKEIEYHLNMVGAEILNKAFKEDFIKTKYKMVLVPSCMRFHNDIKCKAKKTDKGYLCASCTESCRVNKLSQTGNKYNFKVYMIFHESEAFSKEKIKKGEIGVVGVACVLNLLEGGWRAKSLNFVPQCVILDYCGCKKHWHKEGIQTDINIKQLKRVLQIS